A genomic stretch from Sulfobacillus thermosulfidooxidans includes:
- the cas5 gene encoding CRISPR-associated protein Cas5 yields MKLLIFDLHAALAHFRRPDTTSTHATYPFIPRTALRGLLASVMGLEMWPEEGWTGLELLRPVQTRVQQLSLLGKGFLESGTMFNRPTTVELIVNPSYRVYYTGTMVEELADRIARRQATYHTYLGSAFALSVPEFVDLVDTEIIASTDFSDPVPVKGIVPAHCIRNFVPEGSRRFARAGGMLYQALPGRRFHGSINFIYEALNQPFRIEVQDTKEPGPVYFAQPDESVPYIALW; encoded by the coding sequence ATGAAATTGTTGATTTTTGATTTACATGCGGCACTGGCGCATTTTAGGAGGCCAGACACCACATCGACCCATGCCACATACCCATTTATCCCCCGAACGGCGTTGCGAGGACTTTTGGCATCGGTCATGGGATTAGAGATGTGGCCAGAAGAGGGCTGGACGGGTCTGGAGTTGCTCCGCCCAGTCCAGACACGGGTTCAACAATTGTCTCTACTAGGGAAAGGATTTTTAGAATCGGGTACTATGTTTAATCGGCCAACCACAGTGGAACTTATTGTGAATCCGTCTTATCGAGTGTATTACACTGGCACCATGGTGGAGGAGTTGGCGGACCGCATTGCACGGCGTCAAGCCACCTACCATACCTATTTAGGCTCGGCGTTTGCCTTGAGCGTTCCCGAATTTGTGGATCTTGTCGACACCGAGATTATCGCCTCCACGGATTTTTCTGATCCGGTTCCGGTAAAAGGCATTGTGCCCGCTCACTGTATCAGGAATTTTGTGCCGGAAGGTTCCAGGCGCTTTGCGCGGGCTGGAGGTATGTTATATCAGGCATTACCCGGCCGCCGTTTTCACGGTTCCATAAACTTTATTTATGAGGCGTTGAACCAGCCATTTCGCATTGAAGTGCAAGACACGAAAGAACCTGGACCTGTGTATTTTGCCCAACCGGATGAAAGTGTCCCGTACATCGCATTATGGTAA
- a CDS encoding CRISPR-associated protein, whose product MDAVRSGELLFIKTVKDGIPNRDPLADSDARRLFGEDDGRISLSDVSVKRDVRDFVLAKYPDGGDAKDKFVFVHEERTPEGKLLGRGSLVEKIFEQAGITVKDLKSSEEKRRALCEHAYDVRLFGAVYSVSKESFHLTGPVQFGWAHSLHPVETQYVQGTVVMPSKDTTSKEDGSEEGNTQGTIWTTWYLPFAMFAMPAVINATIAKETGMRGDDVELMLEALWKGTLYRQARGRGFQQPQLLVHIEYTDPFFRIGYLDETVRADIGSGTKIPTALQDITLDVTGLNDRISRYMDRIARIRVWKNPDLKMIGTLDAEELSF is encoded by the coding sequence ATGGACGCAGTACGAAGTGGAGAATTGTTATTTATTAAGACAGTGAAAGATGGGATTCCTAATCGGGATCCTCTCGCAGACAGTGACGCCCGCCGCCTGTTCGGTGAGGACGATGGACGTATCTCGTTATCTGATGTGAGTGTCAAGCGAGATGTAAGGGATTTTGTGCTGGCCAAGTATCCGGACGGGGGCGATGCTAAAGATAAGTTTGTTTTTGTTCACGAAGAGCGGACCCCAGAGGGGAAATTGCTAGGCCGGGGCAGTTTGGTCGAGAAGATTTTTGAACAAGCGGGGATTACTGTCAAGGACTTGAAGAGCAGCGAAGAAAAAAGAAGGGCGCTGTGTGAACATGCCTACGATGTTCGTCTATTTGGCGCTGTCTATTCCGTATCTAAAGAAAGTTTTCATCTTACCGGTCCTGTGCAGTTTGGCTGGGCCCATTCTTTACACCCTGTTGAAACCCAATATGTGCAAGGAACTGTGGTCATGCCGTCAAAAGACACCACGAGTAAAGAAGACGGTAGTGAAGAAGGAAATACCCAAGGTACAATTTGGACGACATGGTATCTGCCTTTTGCCATGTTTGCCATGCCGGCTGTAATCAATGCCACCATAGCGAAAGAAACAGGGATGCGCGGGGACGATGTGGAGCTTATGTTAGAAGCCTTATGGAAAGGAACCTTATACCGCCAAGCCCGAGGCCGAGGATTTCAGCAACCGCAACTATTGGTTCATATAGAATATACAGATCCCTTTTTTCGAATTGGATACCTCGATGAAACTGTGCGGGCCGATATAGGATCCGGAACGAAAATTCCAACGGCACTCCAAGATATCACTTTAGATGTTACGGGATTGAATGATCGGATAAGCCGTTATATGGATCGTATAGCTCGCATCCGGGTGTGGAAAAATCCGGATCTCAAAATGATAGGGACATTAGATGCTGAAGAATTAAGTTTTTAA
- a CDS encoding TM1802 family CRISPR-associated protein, which produces MESLVRLGRPFIDGAVDAALLLRQLTDITGRGRDFYQQVFVVEIHPDDVYVHPYRQWGEKIQQGKKEEFIPDLSLAVAAPVLIATGGNPKVAQGRYGVPAFPYFDHNQLDSVDRAQSFLKSRLDKTFNGEQYVPMISPIAEKLAKAVAEAPESKGLVLLCDLRSDGSAFSCEDPADDDNMISIGTCYSGTNRIWADLEWILDKLWWAKLEEGAEYGRSSEALCSFCHDTGEVVSLYSKAWPWYSITWTAPISSELDKHALHEEVALCQHCYAALSYGGKLFADLSSFLPPQILQEAFKGNVQSKSKSTPPPVRGAAFVLPVLDYMMEDREFLDSFLSGLRKMRERVPGSGSDRLLDQVVGFDALLPEEFAKDAYRLTLIYYTQENADVQLWAVIEDVLPSALAILHDEVHLELKSYADQLEVPYVLRIPALLARAYGSGYLWQSLTHVMRLESPGRERFIHRVAQDLQDAAKSALHGGNFWVLQDTAKFYLIFSRFLYVLDTMGDSHASKGGQFVRTWQELQAMANGDPENMHFDDNVEDLGYVMGHLVKRFSQQFYNTTKKEYLSSRIMTFGTDLTPDVAGLKALGKIEELSLKLNIHLPQQFRQRVGATLNEFLRQIDTVRKERDAFMAAFWAGYALYDLGRPPKEEKISEAATL; this is translated from the coding sequence GTGGAATCGTTAGTGCGCTTAGGGCGTCCATTCATTGATGGTGCAGTCGATGCAGCATTATTATTGCGGCAATTAACGGATATCACTGGCCGGGGACGCGATTTTTATCAGCAAGTTTTTGTGGTAGAAATTCATCCGGATGATGTCTATGTCCACCCATATCGTCAATGGGGCGAAAAAATCCAACAAGGGAAAAAAGAGGAATTCATACCCGACCTCTCTCTAGCTGTGGCAGCACCGGTGCTGATCGCGACCGGCGGAAATCCCAAAGTGGCCCAAGGCCGTTATGGAGTTCCTGCATTTCCCTATTTTGATCACAACCAACTCGATAGTGTCGACCGGGCCCAAAGCTTTCTTAAAAGCCGCCTGGACAAAACATTTAATGGAGAACAGTATGTTCCAATGATTTCTCCCATTGCTGAGAAATTAGCCAAGGCTGTTGCCGAAGCTCCCGAATCCAAAGGCTTAGTCCTTCTTTGTGATCTTCGTAGTGATGGAAGTGCCTTTTCCTGCGAAGATCCGGCTGATGATGACAATATGATATCCATTGGTACCTGTTATTCAGGAACAAATCGCATATGGGCTGATTTGGAGTGGATATTAGATAAGTTGTGGTGGGCGAAACTCGAAGAAGGGGCCGAGTATGGTCGTTCTTCGGAAGCTCTCTGCTCATTTTGTCACGATACTGGCGAAGTCGTATCCCTGTATTCCAAAGCGTGGCCCTGGTATAGCATTACCTGGACAGCTCCCATTTCGAGTGAGCTCGATAAACATGCATTACATGAAGAGGTCGCACTCTGTCAACATTGCTATGCGGCCTTATCTTACGGCGGTAAACTCTTTGCAGATTTGTCGAGTTTCCTTCCTCCCCAAATCTTACAAGAGGCCTTTAAAGGCAATGTTCAATCGAAAAGTAAATCCACACCCCCACCTGTTCGAGGGGCAGCATTTGTTTTGCCTGTGCTGGACTATATGATGGAGGATAGAGAGTTTCTCGACTCCTTTCTCTCCGGATTGCGGAAAATGCGCGAACGAGTTCCGGGTTCTGGATCGGATCGCCTTTTGGATCAAGTTGTGGGATTTGATGCGTTGCTGCCGGAAGAGTTTGCTAAAGACGCTTATCGTTTGACCTTAATTTATTATACTCAGGAGAATGCTGATGTTCAGTTATGGGCTGTGATTGAAGATGTCTTACCGTCAGCGCTGGCGATATTACATGATGAGGTTCATTTGGAATTGAAATCTTATGCCGATCAATTGGAAGTCCCTTATGTCTTGCGAATTCCCGCTTTGTTGGCTCGAGCCTATGGGTCGGGATATCTCTGGCAAAGTCTTACTCACGTTATGCGGCTTGAATCTCCGGGACGTGAACGATTTATTCACCGGGTCGCCCAAGATCTGCAAGACGCGGCCAAATCCGCCTTGCACGGAGGAAACTTTTGGGTGTTACAAGACACTGCCAAGTTCTATCTGATCTTTTCCCGATTTTTATACGTTCTTGATACTATGGGCGATTCTCATGCTTCGAAAGGAGGACAATTTGTGCGAACATGGCAAGAATTGCAAGCAATGGCCAATGGCGATCCAGAAAATATGCATTTTGATGACAATGTGGAAGATTTAGGTTATGTCATGGGACATCTGGTCAAACGATTTTCGCAACAATTTTACAACACGACAAAAAAGGAGTATCTCTCTTCACGGATAATGACTTTTGGGACGGATTTAACCCCTGATGTTGCCGGCTTGAAGGCGTTAGGAAAAATTGAGGAATTATCATTGAAACTCAACATTCATTTGCCTCAACAATTTCGCCAACGTGTTGGTGCCACTCTCAACGAATTCCTTCGGCAAATTGATACGGTACGCAAAGAACGTGATGCTTTCATGGCTGCTTTTTGGGCGGGATATGCTCTATATGATTTGGGACGTCCTCCAAAAGAAGAGAAGATTTCCGAGGCGGCAACCCTATAA
- the cas6 gene encoding CRISPR-associated endoribonuclease Cas6, whose translation MRVTLELDSKFIHHNTLVLPYHYVEWVQAAIYNSMQQNVAQAVHDMGFPVDGRPLRLFAFSRIQGRFRVNKETIAFTYPVRLVIASPLKLLIQQFVNALVSAHEFHIGPETCRLASVSVDDIDIQTSHIRVRTLSPITVHSTMTKADGRPYTVYYHPKEHEFEEQVLQNLLRKYIAVTGSPFLLDKTSPPFRLRLKNEAKLNIVQYKKTIIKGYSGLFDIEGPPALLQIGWDAGFGDRNSQGFGLVEMAHTH comes from the coding sequence GTGCGCGTGACCTTAGAACTTGATTCAAAATTTATCCATCATAACACCTTGGTACTTCCCTATCATTATGTGGAATGGGTTCAGGCTGCTATTTACAATAGTATGCAACAGAATGTGGCGCAAGCGGTACATGACATGGGGTTTCCTGTGGATGGGAGACCTTTGCGATTGTTTGCCTTTTCACGAATACAAGGCCGATTTCGCGTAAACAAAGAAACCATCGCTTTTACTTATCCCGTACGTCTCGTGATTGCCTCTCCACTGAAACTATTGATTCAACAATTTGTGAACGCATTGGTCTCAGCTCATGAATTTCACATTGGTCCAGAGACGTGTCGTCTTGCATCCGTTTCTGTCGATGATATAGATATTCAGACATCCCATATTCGGGTACGTACCCTTTCCCCGATTACAGTGCATAGCACGATGACGAAAGCGGATGGCCGACCTTATACGGTGTATTATCATCCCAAAGAGCATGAGTTTGAAGAGCAGGTGTTACAAAATTTGCTGCGCAAATATATTGCGGTGACGGGGTCGCCGTTTTTGCTCGATAAGACATCGCCGCCTTTTCGTCTACGCCTCAAAAACGAAGCAAAATTAAACATTGTTCAGTATAAGAAAACCATTATTAAGGGATATAGTGGGCTGTTCGATATTGAAGGTCCTCCAGCCCTGTTACAAATAGGCTGGGATGCAGGGTTCGGTGATCGCAATTCTCAAGGGTTCGGTCTTGTCGAGATGGCCCATACCCATTAG
- a CDS encoding TIGR02710 family CRISPR-associated CARF protein translates to MRVLLVTVGGSPEPIRSTWNHLHPDKTYFICSEDDPYSKHKGSYVEVGNGQDGKLAASLGLSPEQFEVIQVPADRPDQAYGILHNLIDNIYQRTPEAQIAVDYTGGTKSMSASLFAAAVEYREIDIYMVTGTRADFEKVRHGTHYPRQVAANTVRFEREFRLALQFWESYDYEAAAKRLQQLIAGRQPEPNVYQAQQVSRALSLWDRFQYEQAYECLRFYAGSIPFVSQYTEQVHFLLETERPVRRDYLRIWDLWFNALRRAERGRYDDGVARLYRLVEATAQWQLQHSYHIDTSQVQPAQLPSGFRHDVGTEPVKMGLFEAWRLLREIDTGPLSKWFIQEESHLRQYLNIRNDSYLAHGHQPVSEEEWKKWREWLENSFLPAFHEQGQQHGIKKIPRQLPTAWLEKV, encoded by the coding sequence TTGCGCGTCCTATTAGTCACCGTAGGCGGATCTCCGGAACCCATTCGGTCTACATGGAACCATCTTCATCCGGACAAAACATATTTTATTTGCTCGGAGGATGACCCCTATTCAAAACATAAGGGGTCATATGTCGAAGTAGGTAATGGACAAGATGGAAAATTGGCGGCTTCTTTAGGATTGAGCCCAGAGCAATTTGAGGTCATTCAGGTTCCTGCGGATCGACCAGATCAGGCTTACGGGATCCTTCATAACCTCATTGACAATATCTATCAACGCACGCCAGAAGCCCAAATTGCGGTCGATTACACCGGCGGCACCAAATCTATGTCGGCCTCTCTCTTTGCAGCGGCTGTGGAGTATCGGGAGATCGACATCTATATGGTCACAGGAACTCGGGCAGACTTTGAAAAGGTACGGCATGGAACTCATTATCCACGACAAGTCGCAGCGAATACGGTGCGTTTTGAGCGAGAATTTCGGCTGGCACTACAGTTCTGGGAAAGTTATGACTACGAGGCGGCGGCGAAAAGGCTTCAACAGCTTATTGCAGGACGGCAACCGGAACCAAACGTTTATCAGGCTCAACAGGTGAGCAGAGCTTTAAGTCTATGGGACCGGTTTCAATATGAACAAGCATATGAATGCTTACGATTCTATGCTGGCAGTATTCCATTTGTTTCACAATATACCGAACAGGTGCATTTTCTATTAGAAACTGAAAGGCCGGTGCGGCGTGATTATTTACGAATTTGGGATCTCTGGTTTAACGCCTTAAGACGGGCAGAACGGGGACGGTATGATGACGGCGTCGCTCGCCTTTACCGTCTCGTGGAAGCAACGGCCCAGTGGCAGCTTCAACACAGTTATCATATTGATACGAGTCAGGTTCAGCCCGCACAGCTGCCTTCGGGATTTCGACACGATGTCGGCACAGAGCCTGTAAAAATGGGACTGTTCGAGGCTTGGCGTTTGCTGCGTGAGATTGATACGGGACCTCTTTCGAAATGGTTTATACAAGAAGAATCTCATTTGCGACAATATTTAAATATCCGAAATGATTCGTATCTAGCACATGGCCATCAGCCTGTCTCAGAGGAAGAATGGAAGAAATGGCGGGAGTGGTTGGAAAACTCTTTTCTTCCCGCGTTCCATGAACAGGGTCAACAACACGGTATTAAGAAAATTCCTCGGCAATTGCCTACTGCTTGGTTAGAAAAAGTTTAA
- the cmr1 gene encoding type III-B CRISPR module RAMP protein Cmr1, with product MQTLEVTYQLVTPAFLEGFKTEKKYMRIREMSIKGLIRFWWRALAYPLYGHDIATLHNREADLFGSTKQNSSVLFLPSEDEGFVVEESSKPFEPYKGIQYLGYGLLPQNDKQPIPPYIKVPWHFTIRLLSKTDFDPLLINAFKILGLIGGMGRRSRRGFGSLSIVNIKHQGKVLWESPKTLTDLTRTLQDILPSPNPANSVLTYTAFGSQTAIYFLAHGSHVFKLWDEVGRQFQMYRSFGRNGKVGSIPAEKNFRDDHDLMQQALNHEPVKQAPRRSIFGLPHNYWFSSGGQLMVTPRGAGDRRASPLMLHLHQLTPEEYVVLASVFPAKFLPGAEPKIGIRVKNSTDISVPGSIEQDYPVINEFITGKVAKAQTSRFPEARCIWP from the coding sequence ATGCAAACACTCGAAGTCACTTATCAGCTTGTCACACCCGCCTTCTTAGAAGGTTTTAAGACGGAAAAAAAATATATGCGTATAAGAGAAATGTCGATAAAGGGATTAATCAGATTTTGGTGGCGGGCATTGGCTTATCCTCTATATGGACATGATATAGCCACGCTTCACAATCGCGAGGCGGACCTCTTTGGCTCTACCAAACAAAACTCGTCTGTTCTTTTTTTACCTTCAGAGGATGAGGGATTCGTTGTGGAGGAATCCTCTAAACCCTTTGAACCCTATAAGGGAATTCAATATTTGGGGTACGGTCTTCTGCCGCAGAATGACAAACAACCTATCCCTCCCTACATCAAAGTTCCGTGGCACTTTACCATCCGCCTCCTGTCCAAAACAGATTTTGATCCCTTATTAATCAATGCGTTCAAAATTTTAGGGTTAATTGGCGGCATGGGCCGAAGAAGCCGCCGGGGTTTTGGGAGTCTCAGCATCGTTAACATCAAACACCAAGGCAAAGTCCTGTGGGAATCGCCTAAGACTCTCACGGATTTGACCCGTACATTGCAAGATATTCTGCCTTCTCCCAATCCTGCGAACAGTGTACTGACTTACACCGCTTTTGGAAGCCAAACGGCAATTTATTTCTTGGCTCACGGTTCCCATGTTTTCAAACTATGGGATGAGGTTGGGAGACAATTTCAGATGTACCGAAGCTTTGGTCGAAATGGCAAGGTCGGCTCAATTCCCGCAGAAAAAAACTTTCGCGACGATCATGATCTCATGCAACAGGCACTTAACCACGAACCGGTTAAACAGGCTCCGCGGCGTAGCATTTTTGGTTTGCCCCATAATTACTGGTTTAGTTCCGGAGGGCAGCTCATGGTAACACCTCGGGGAGCGGGAGACCGCCGGGCCAGCCCTTTAATGCTTCACCTCCACCAATTGACACCTGAAGAATATGTCGTATTGGCGTCGGTATTTCCTGCAAAATTTCTCCCCGGCGCTGAGCCTAAAATTGGTATTCGTGTTAAGAACAGCACCGACATTTCCGTTCCCGGATCGATCGAACAGGACTATCCGGTCATTAACGAATTTATTACCGGTAAAGTCGCTAAAGCCCAAACATCACGTTTTCCCGAAGCGAGGTGTATTTGGCCATGA
- a CDS encoding Cas10/Cmr2 second palm domain-containing protein, translated as MKRLHFSLGPVQSFVSQARRTRDLWAGSFLLSYLTGHAMNAIISHGSEIEFPIVTDFSANISDPLLRSIHDHVETGPYIGSLPNRFVALVPDSFQPLWCLEAIHNQWNTLANTVWTHFIEPVSNLGQDTQTIWTEQITNFWEITWVIGEEPDLLDRRKNWRSQTYPVQGGRKCSMMPQWQEISGHVTNPQARETFWHALRQTISRHVGILDLQEGEELSAIALVKRLFPYIAKEAIGWSVPLSYRSTVDLAAATWVYKQCKSQPAVCEAYAREGKPLVRRNKVLPASWEQLAQEQPSLKSFMKMDANSWYPNTLLNDRLWDDNDSRTLRAHLANKLKEFKSSPDTYFAILLMDGDHLGRLLRTFPPRDVSAALKEFTERVPEIVQNHEGELIYAGGDDVLALFPVENSLTASVALREHYARVMKGMGTISAAIVYGYYHAPLTELIHYAHYVLDHIAKDENGRDSLALAVMTSGGPSSTWATKWDVLQFSSLNRLEYLATQVQKRMSSQFLFKISETESKLGSQNFMDDDFWEHLFAYELTRTREREIPDQTEESPDTISRTILDLFHGYHGKTDESRFQDLLYLIHFLSKRMRLDA; from the coding sequence ATGAAACGCTTACATTTCAGTTTGGGTCCCGTACAGTCATTTGTTAGTCAAGCACGCCGCACACGGGATTTGTGGGCCGGGTCTTTCCTCTTGTCCTATCTCACAGGGCATGCAATGAATGCCATCATATCCCATGGTAGCGAAATCGAATTTCCCATTGTTACGGATTTTTCGGCGAATATCTCTGATCCCTTGTTGCGGTCTATCCATGACCACGTTGAAACGGGTCCTTATATCGGTTCTCTTCCCAACCGTTTCGTGGCCCTAGTTCCTGATTCCTTTCAACCTTTGTGGTGTTTGGAAGCGATTCATAATCAATGGAATACATTGGCTAACACGGTCTGGACGCATTTTATTGAACCCGTCAGCAATTTGGGACAGGATACCCAAACCATTTGGACCGAGCAAATCACTAACTTTTGGGAAATCACCTGGGTCATAGGCGAAGAACCTGATCTCTTGGATCGCCGTAAAAACTGGCGCAGTCAGACGTATCCGGTCCAAGGGGGACGAAAATGTTCCATGATGCCACAGTGGCAAGAAATCTCCGGTCACGTGACAAACCCTCAAGCCCGGGAAACATTTTGGCACGCATTACGACAGACTATTTCGCGCCATGTCGGCATACTCGACCTTCAAGAAGGCGAAGAGTTGTCAGCAATTGCCTTGGTTAAGCGTTTGTTCCCTTACATTGCTAAAGAGGCTATCGGCTGGTCGGTTCCTTTGTCATACCGCTCTACGGTCGATTTAGCTGCAGCTACCTGGGTATACAAGCAGTGCAAATCTCAACCGGCAGTATGTGAAGCATATGCTCGCGAAGGGAAGCCATTGGTCAGACGCAATAAGGTTTTACCCGCATCATGGGAACAATTGGCTCAAGAACAGCCGTCGCTCAAATCCTTTATGAAGATGGATGCCAATAGTTGGTACCCCAATACGTTGTTAAATGACAGGCTATGGGATGACAACGACAGTCGAACCCTTCGTGCACATTTAGCCAATAAGCTGAAAGAATTTAAATCATCACCCGACACATATTTCGCAATTTTACTGATGGATGGAGACCATTTGGGGCGCTTACTCAGGACATTTCCTCCACGCGATGTCAGTGCGGCATTAAAGGAATTTACAGAACGTGTCCCAGAAATCGTCCAAAATCATGAAGGCGAACTCATTTATGCCGGCGGTGATGATGTCCTCGCCCTTTTTCCTGTTGAAAACTCCTTAACTGCCAGTGTGGCCTTAAGAGAACATTATGCCCGCGTCATGAAGGGCATGGGCACAATTTCGGCAGCTATTGTCTATGGCTATTATCATGCCCCCTTAACGGAACTGATTCATTATGCCCATTATGTGTTAGATCATATCGCCAAGGATGAAAACGGGAGGGATTCCCTCGCCTTGGCGGTGATGACATCAGGCGGGCCAAGCAGCACCTGGGCCACTAAATGGGATGTGTTACAGTTCTCATCTCTCAACCGTTTGGAATATCTAGCGACTCAAGTGCAAAAAAGAATGTCTTCACAGTTTCTTTTTAAAATCAGCGAAACAGAATCTAAATTGGGTTCTCAAAACTTCATGGACGATGATTTTTGGGAACACCTATTCGCTTATGAACTCACGCGTACCCGTGAACGAGAAATTCCAGATCAAACCGAGGAATCTCCCGACACCATAAGCCGGACAATCTTGGACCTTTTTCACGGCTACCACGGGAAGACGGACGAATCACGCTTTCAGGACCTCTTGTATTTGATCCATTTTCTTTCCAAAAGGATGCGATTAGATGCCTAA
- a CDS encoding type III-B CRISPR module-associated Cmr3 family protein, giving the protein MPNTVTWSIEPIDTLFFRQGTPYDLGQQVLTGDVLFPPHMSTLQGAIRTAIARAQGWQPGRDDKWPEILGTPDNLGEMSLEGVFLQKDGQWLFPVPRHLMRISHQKKTIYQNNLVYLKPGPLVESDLGVSALPIVDARISDEDKVSDIGDAYISEEGLALCLQGQVPPDTTIVPVECLWKLEIRTGLTISDQSQTAEPGLLYQSTHVRLEKGVAIGISVHGIPWEWQECIRAFPLGGERRFARVSLSKNAIPIPPLNVQPSRDGYVRVFALLLTPGLFENPGHVLRHGPFPDPCLSAVTGRITMRGGWDLKRHMPRPLRPFIPAGSLWFYRLTPEMWDTLKLLHDHHIGLEGEYGFGHIIFGQWEE; this is encoded by the coding sequence ATGCCTAATACGGTTACATGGAGCATTGAACCAATCGATACGTTGTTTTTTCGCCAAGGCACTCCCTATGATTTGGGGCAGCAAGTCCTTACGGGAGATGTGCTCTTCCCCCCACACATGAGTACGCTCCAAGGAGCGATCCGCACCGCCATTGCCAGAGCTCAAGGATGGCAGCCGGGGCGAGATGACAAATGGCCCGAAATATTGGGTACCCCTGATAATTTGGGGGAAATGTCTTTAGAAGGCGTGTTCTTACAAAAAGATGGGCAGTGGCTTTTTCCCGTTCCTCGTCACCTGATGAGGATAAGCCATCAAAAGAAAACGATATACCAAAACAATCTTGTCTATCTTAAACCCGGGCCTTTAGTTGAAAGTGATTTGGGAGTATCTGCTCTGCCCATTGTGGACGCCAGAATTTCTGACGAGGACAAAGTGTCAGATATTGGAGACGCTTATATTAGCGAAGAAGGCCTCGCCCTGTGTCTTCAAGGCCAAGTTCCCCCCGATACTACTATTGTGCCTGTTGAGTGCTTGTGGAAGTTGGAAATTCGCACAGGTCTCACTATAAGCGATCAGAGCCAAACGGCAGAACCCGGACTCCTCTATCAGAGCACTCATGTCAGACTAGAGAAGGGCGTTGCTATCGGCATTAGCGTTCACGGTATTCCGTGGGAATGGCAAGAATGCATTCGCGCCTTCCCATTAGGAGGAGAACGCCGCTTTGCCCGAGTCTCCTTGTCTAAGAACGCTATTCCCATACCGCCCTTAAACGTTCAGCCCAGCCGTGACGGTTATGTCCGGGTCTTCGCCTTGTTACTCACACCGGGACTGTTTGAAAATCCTGGTCACGTACTACGGCATGGACCTTTTCCCGATCCCTGTCTTTCGGCTGTGACTGGGCGCATTACGATGCGAGGTGGCTGGGATTTGAAGAGGCATATGCCAAGACCTCTGCGCCCTTTTATTCCGGCGGGAAGCCTCTGGTTTTATCGCTTAACACCCGAGATGTGGGATACTCTCAAACTCCTTCATGATCACCATATTGGTCTTGAAGGGGAATATGGATTTGGTCATATCATCTTTGGACAATGGGAGGAATGA
- the cmr4 gene encoding type III-B CRISPR module RAMP protein Cmr4, whose translation MQSQMIGLLTETAMHPGASQSAGAIDLPVQRERSTGYPVIVGSSLKGSLRDYFESIWGKGERVDNLFGKRDEVGHVSITDGRLLLLPVRSLQHAFVWITCPYLLERFQRDLLLSGRKVSWSVPGVSSSQVIIAGLSENSTLFLEEFAFTVHNHPELKEIAQDIAPLMAHHSARARLADQLAIIHDKDFGYFAQYGLPVNARNQLDNNKISQNLWYEETLPADTLLYYLALAVENDSLTPFIEQISASPYIQLGGNASIGQGYCIQNPWKNQSKEELS comes from the coding sequence ATGCAATCACAAATGATAGGACTGTTAACGGAAACTGCCATGCATCCCGGGGCTAGTCAAAGTGCCGGGGCTATCGATCTTCCGGTTCAACGAGAACGGTCGACGGGATATCCCGTGATTGTCGGTTCGAGTCTAAAGGGCTCCTTGCGCGACTATTTTGAGTCTATTTGGGGGAAAGGAGAACGTGTTGACAATCTTTTTGGAAAACGCGATGAAGTAGGACACGTGAGTATTACGGATGGGCGATTACTCCTGTTACCTGTTCGTTCCCTCCAACATGCTTTTGTCTGGATTACCTGCCCTTACCTTCTAGAACGGTTTCAACGTGATTTGTTACTGTCAGGCCGTAAAGTGTCATGGTCCGTGCCTGGCGTGTCCTCATCACAGGTAATCATCGCGGGCTTATCCGAAAACAGCACTCTATTTTTAGAAGAGTTTGCCTTTACCGTCCACAATCATCCGGAATTGAAAGAGATTGCACAGGATATAGCACCCCTCATGGCTCATCACAGCGCCCGCGCTCGCCTTGCCGATCAGCTCGCTATTATTCATGATAAAGATTTTGGCTATTTCGCCCAGTATGGTCTTCCTGTTAATGCCCGAAACCAACTTGATAATAATAAAATAAGCCAAAATTTGTGGTATGAAGAAACCTTGCCCGCTGACACGTTGCTCTATTATTTGGCCTTAGCAGTCGAGAATGATTCACTTACACCGTTCATCGAACAGATTTCAGCATCTCCCTATATTCAATTAGGTGGCAATGCATCGATTGGTCAAGGCTATTGTATTCAAAACCCATGGAAGAATCAGTCCAAGGAGGAACTCTCATGA